The Gammaproteobacteria bacterium region GTGTGTTCCAGGATATGAGCGACCCCGGTGGAGTCTGTGGGTACGGTTTTTAACCCCACCAGAAATACGTTTTCAGAATTATCAGCAGCAACATGATAATGCCGGGCGCCGGTTTGCTTGTGTTCATATTCTTCCACGGTGACATTCAGTGATGCGATGGTTTCACTACGGCGCCATTGAAAGGCGGGGTGGGTATCTGCAGGTTTTAAGGCTGTTTGATTTTCCATTAATGACTCATTTTTGTTGCTGGTTTGTGTGAAGTTAGAACCCTGTTCAATTTCTTAAATATGGAGTTTATTTGAACGAATTCAATGTGCAAGAGGGAAAGTTGCCGTTTTTGCTACGGATGTCATTTATGCCACTTTTTTCCGGCTTTTCTGCGATGCGGTGCACAACAGTTTAGCGCAGGCGGAGTAAGCAGCGATCATGGTATCTATCATAGGAACATCCAAGCGTTGCGGGTCGATATAAAACATGTCGTTGATAGTATAGATCATAGCCAGCAGGATGGCGGCGCCCGGTACTTTGGATAAGTGCTCTATGGCTTGCTGTTCATTTTGAAAGCTAAGGTTTTGTTTTAGTTCCCTAGCCATATTATTTAGTTGGGACAGATTCAGGACCCGCAGGCGATGTTCCAGAGGAATCCGCTGGCCTTGTAGTACGATGAAGTTTTTAGCCAACCATTCAAGATGGGGCCGGATTTCATTATTCTTTGGCACCAGTACCGTATTGGGTTTGCCTGTGTACAGATTGCGGTAAATGCGGTAATTGTCCAAGAACCGACGAATGCCACCAAAGACATCGAAGACAGCCAGATTGAATGGAGTGCTCCAGTGTGGTGCGTAGGTGCACAAATGTTCCAAGTCCTTCATAGTGAGTTCCGAAAAGTCAAACAGCTCCGGTTGTTCGGGTAAGAACAAATGATCTTGCTTTCGGGTTTGACCTCGTTGCAAAGCCAGTTGATAATCCCGCATCCGCTTAATAACGACCTCGTCCACATATTTTTCGATTTCTAACAACCGTGGCCTGGTAAAGAGTAAAAACTGGGTTAGACTTGTACAGTCTTGTGCGCTTAGCAACGACTTTAACTGATTAATTTGTGGCGGGTTTATTCCTGCAACGTGGACGGTATCAGCGACAAATACAGGAACCTGATTGGACGGAGGTAACGCAGGTATGCTCTGGAGGATCTCAGACACTAAGCGCAAGGCGATAATCACAGCGGCAACCAGCAGTAATTGGGTTATGGCTATCATGTCCAGATCCGGTTTGTTACGGGTAGTCTCGGTTCAGTGTGTAAAATATCCAAAAACTGATGTTTTTAAACCTTTAATAACAAAAACTTATGTGGCAAACTGCGACTCAGGTTACAAAACCACTTACAACAGTAGTAGAAAAATTATAGATCCAAATAGAACAACTACTTACTTCTCGACATAACTTTTAACAACTTTACTTTTTAAACACATGAACCAATTAATTGAATTTGATCCAATGCAGATGATAGGCCTGGGGGTCGCTGCCGCGTTGCTGGTAGGGTTGATTTTCTGGTGGATTTATAAACTGGCTCATCCTTCCCTGGAAAAGCAGGTAGAGAAAACCATCAAGGAAAACAGCGAGGACTATGCTAAGGACATTGTGGTCTCCGATGGACTGTACGGCTACCATTTTATCGACTATCTGGTGCTGTTACCGGGAAGAATCGTGGTGTTAGGCTTACATTCTTTTGAGGGCTATATTTTCGGCGCCGACAAAATTGAAGAATGGGCTCAAGTACTCAACAATCGCAGTTATAAATTCGAAAATCCTTTGTTAAAAAACAGCCACTATGTGCAATCGGTTCAGGAATTGACCAGAAACACGGAAGTCATTGGCCGGGTGCTGTTTACCGGTAATTGCAGTTTTCCCAAGGGCATTCCGGAAGGAGTGATCGAATTGGGTCAACTGCCCAGTATGCTCGATGAACTGAAAAGAGACACTGATTCGGAAGCAACGAAGGTGTTGTGGGACGAATTGTTGGCGGCCTGTCGACAACAGAAAAACAAATATCTTAACGATAAATAACAAGACAAATAAACAACCTATCTCAAGCGCATATCTTATTTTCGCAATCGTTTTTGAATCGTAGAAAACTGCGTAATCCAGGGTTTGTATCGCTTTAACTCAGGGTCCAGTTCCTTCAACTGCATACTCGCCGATTTTTCATCGCGGAACCTGCCATACAATAAATTAAACCACTCTTGATTGGTTTGACGGGAATACACACTGTAATAAGCCAGTTTGGAAGGCGTGGACACTTTGCCGGCAATGGTCAGCAACGCTCGCAGATCCGTACTGCCGGCCAATTGCAGGGTATAGTGATTGGGGTTTTGTTGCATGACCCAATTGGAATCGCGTACCAAGGAGTATGCAGGTTTCGTAGGTGCGCTCGCTATCTTCTTATGCTGGGGTGGCATGGGTTTGGTGTGTGGATTGCGGCTGTCACTTCCGGCCAACCGGGTTGGTGTTCTTTCAGTTTGTTCCTGTTTTGGGTGAGGTTGTTGGCTGCTGCGTTTTTTGTCAGATGCCTGCTTCGATGTGGTTTTTTGCGACGTGCTCGCTTTGGTCACGGGTTGTTGCTTCGGACTCTGCTTTTTCGGGCGTTTCTTGTCTTTATTCGCAGTCTTAATATTATCGCCGTCCGTGGTTTTACTGTCTTTGTTTTGTCCTTCTTTTACCTGTTGGTTCAGCTCGTAGTGGCGTTTGGATGCATGAAAACGCACTACCGGATTGACCTTGCCTTTGTGTTTCTTAGGTAAATTTCCCCAATCTTCCAACAGGGTTCGCGCCGCTTTGACCCCTTGCAAAGACGCAATTTGCAGCCAGAAAATCGCTTCATTACGGTCCTTTTTTACACCCCGGCCCTTGTGATACAAAACGCCCAGATTGTATTGTGCATAGGGGTAACCCAACTCAGCCGCTTCACGATACCATTTGGCCGCCTTGCGGTAATTTTTGCTCACCGAAATACCTTTTTCGTAAAACACTCCCATATTGTTTTGCGCCACAATATGATTTTGTTGCGCAGCCAAACGATACCAGTTAAAAGCGCGCTTTAAATTCTGGCGTACCCCTTTGCCCGAATGAAACATCCATCCCAGGGTGGCTTGGGCTTTGGCATTGCCCTCATATGCCAGTGGTTCCCAGATTTTATAAGCGTATTCATAGCGGCCGAATAAAAAAGCCATGCGTGCCAGTTTGTACTCTTCCTCGATATCCACTTCGGCAAAATCCAGGTCCGTGTCCCGGTACAAGGTTTCGCCATAGGCCGTGCGCAAGCAGGGATCCATATCCGGGATATACGACTCAATAGAGGTGCTCGGGTTACCGGGTGTTTCGGGTTGGGTGACCGGTTTTTTTCTGTTTTGCTGTGGGTCAAAGCTCAGATCCACCACCGCATCCGGCACAAAAGCGCCTGTTGCCGGCGCACTTAGCGTGGAGCCGGAGAATAATATCATCAGGCTCAACATGCTTAAGAAAAATGCAGAAATTATCCCGTATCTCATAAGATGGCTACAATTCCAAAGTGCGCAAACCTGAATCGCACAAATAAATTAATAAAAACAATGAATTATATATTTTGATTATATTCAGTCTGAAACAAGGTTTTATTGTAAGACATTTTGCACTGAAAAAGAAAACCCTTTCCTACACAAGTAATTGAGGGATCTAAGCCCTGCAACATCTTACAACGAGCCCCAACAACCTCCAACACCCTCCAACACCCCTCAATGTATGAGTATAGCGCCGCGGAAGCCAAACCCAAACAGTCAACATCTGTATTAATTTTAATCAAACTGAGAGAGGCTAAGTATACCCCCGGTTGCTTAGCAACCTGCCTATCCCGTATCATCGGCGTTTAGGAACCTCTGCTCGTCCGGGAAATAATCAGACGTTCCCCAATAATAAGCATCAAGCAAATCCGCAAGAGGGGACCCCGCAATGAAAAAAACCATCACAACACTAGCGCTCACAATGGCTCTGTTGCAGGGGTGCACTGAAGATGTGGTGGACTTGTCTTGTGCCAGGGAAGACATTTTACTGGATGGTCGATTTCAAAATCTGATCAGTGCGTGGATACAGTCTGGTGGACGTGTCGATAGTTGGAATCAATTGGATCCAAAAGTGCCAGGCTGGGAATATGGGGGAGTAGATGATCCAGATTCGAAATATGCTCGATTACTCGGCGTAAACGGTATTAACGTGCTGAATCCACACTATATTCAACAGACGGTGACAATCCCCACTAGTACAAGCAATTTGTACCTTACCGGATTTAGACGATTCCAGTCAGAAGAAGGTGTGTCCGGTGATCAACTGATAATAGGATTTCTCGAGGCCAGTTCGAGCGATAATATTGTAATGAACAGCCCGATAGATACGGGTGGTTGGATAGAGTTCACGGAACCGTTTAACAACACCTATGCAGGCATGACGGTTACACTCAGAATTCAAGCCATATCCGACGCGGCGGTCATTAGTACATTTGATTTTGAAAATTTATCGCTTATCGCCGAATCCTGTTCATGAGCAAACGCTCAATTTACCCCGTCCCACCATCCAAAAAACGTGAATATTACCACCCCCCTTGTCTGCCTCAGCCACTGACGTAAAATTCCAGGTTGTTACTGTGGGTGGCATTATGTCAAAGGCCATGGAAGATCGCAGCAGGCTGAATTTTTTAAGCAGAGGGTAGTGTGAACAATCTATGAGCACAATCAAATACAGCTACAAAAACAACAGGTAACACCAATGCATCCGATCAACGGAAGAACTCCCGGAACTGTCGGCATGGATCCCACCACTGGAGATGATGCGGCACAAACTCCTATGACCACCGGTACGATGGCTCAAGACCCGGGGCCTCGTGATGACGCGTTGCAAGAGCTAAAAACTGAAGTGGTACTGGATATTAGCCAGCTGGTTCTGGATCTCACGGGTATTATCGACCCGACACCGGCTTCTGACGGGACTAACGCACTCATTTCTCTGGCTCGTGGCGATTTTTGGGGCGCGGCAATCAGCGCCATTAGCATAGTACCTCTGGTGGGCGACCTGGCAAAAACCGCTAAGTTACCCCGTTACGTGCAATCGGTACGCAAAGCCGTGTACATCGCCAAGCTGGATCCCCAATGGGCATCCGCTCTGCGCGAACTGTTTACCAACCTCAACAGTGTTTTGGACAAAGTTTATAAAATGTCCGACGTGTTGCCCGATGCCGCTTTGCGTCAACTCAAACAAATTAAAGGGGAAGTGGACGAATTCATCAACCCTAAGCTGGGTGGTAAATACGAAAGTAAAGTCGCCAGTGGTGGCGGCACACCCCAAACGCCTTCTCAAATACACAGAAAACCGGAAACCAGTCCGGAACCGGCCAGGCCTGCAGAAACTAAGGACGCCACAGAGGCCAGTAGCAGTAATAAAGACCCCGGCACAACTGAAACCAAGCAATGCACACCAGCCAATCCAAAATGTCAGGGTGAGCCCATCAGCATGGTCACCGGTGAAGAGTTGCTGGAACAAGTGGACTTTGTATTGCCGGGACCAATCCCCCTGGTTTGGCAGCGCACGTACCGCAGCAGTAACTCCCAAAATACCGGCATCGGCGCCGGATGGATGGGACCTTGGCGCGCGCGCTTAAAAATAGAATCCGATAAAGTCGATTACAAAGATTATCAAGGTCGTCATATTTCGTTCACCAAACCCAAGGTGGGTGATGGTTGCCGCAACATTACGGAAAAACTCACACTCTACCGCGATTCGGACCAACAATACCGCATTGTCGACGATAGCGGTCAAGTGTTTTGGTTCACTGGGCCAAAAACGGTAAAACGGCTGCAAAAACTCGCTAATAACGACAGCCACGCCATTCAATACCACTACAGCGACAGCGGTAGACTGATACGAATGACCGATAGCAGCGGTCGACAGCTGAAACTGGATTACAACATCACCAATCATGTGAAGGCGGTGTACCTTCTGGACGAGAAGGGTGAAAAGCAGGGCGCCCCTCTGGTGCAATACAGTTACAGCAATGATGGCGATTTAATTGCCGTGGCTGACGGCAACGGTAACAAAGAAACCTTTGCTTATAAAAATCACATCATCACCCGACGTACCACGCGGGACGGATTTAGTTTTTATTTTGAATGGGACCAGTACGACAACTTCGGCAAGTGTTTACACAACTGGGGTGATAACGGTACCTACGATTACCGCTTTGAATACGACATTAAAAACAAAATTACCCACAGCACCGATGGCCGCGGCAATACCCTTGAGTTCCACTACAATGCCATGGGGTACATCACCAAGGAAATCGATCCGGAAGGTGGTGTCAAAGTATTTCACTACAATGACACAGGCCAGGTTACGGAAACCACCGATGCCTTGGGCAATGCCACACAGACGCATTACAACAAAAACGGCCAAGTCAGTAAGGTAGTCAACAGCAACGGTGATGAAACGTCCATCATCTACAATCTGGGCGGTCGTCCGGTTGCTTTAATCGATGCCCAAGGTAATAAATGGCAGCGCAAATACGACAGCAAGGGCCGTCTTAGCGCCACTATCGATCCTAACGGCGCCACCACCCAATACAAATACGACAAACGAGGCAACCTGATCCAGGTCACCGATGCCGGCGGTCGTAGTCGGCAATACGAATGGAACAAGAAGCATGAGCTTATTGCTCAAACCGATGCCGCCGGCAATCGTACGGAGTATCAATATGATGCTCGCGGCCAGGTAAGCAAAGTCACCGACAGCCAGGGTAAACAAACCCTGTATTTTTACGATGGCAATGGCAACATCACTCAGGTGTTTAACCCGGACAACAGCAACATTCAACTGCAATACACGCCCGGTGGCCATTTGACCCATCATATCGACGCGCTGGGCCGTACCACCCAATACCGCTATGACGGTCTAAGTCAACCGGTGGAACGCATTGATGCCAACGGTCGGCGCTTTATGTACGAGTACGATGCCGAGCGCAACCTGACCGCACTCATCAATGAAAACAATGATCGCTATGAGCTGCACTACGACAAGAACGAACGCCTCATAAAGGAAGTGGGTTTCGACGGTCGGGTACAAGAGTACAGCTACAACGCTGCCGGACACTTGCTGCAACACGCAGATGGCGCCCATCGAATCACCCAGTTTAAACGCGATAACAATGGCCGTTTGTTGCAAAAACAATCGTCCGACCAGGAAGTCAGTCGCTTTCAATACGACAACTTGGGCCGCTTAAGTGCCGCGGAAAACCACCATTCCAAACTCAGTTTTAAATACGATGCCGTCGGTCGTTTAATCGAGGAATGGCAAAACGGAGATTGTATCCGTCATGGCTATAACGACATCGGGCAAAAAATCGAGACTCAATTACCCGGCGACGAACGCATCCAGTTCCAGTACAACGAATTAGGCTTATACACCCAAGTTAACTACAACGGTGAAACCGTCACCCAGGTCCAACGCGACCAACAGGGACGGGCTATTGTTCGTGAAAGCGGTGAACTAAAAAGTCATTTTGATTACGATCCCATGGGTCGGCTTATTAAGCAAAGCACTCAAGCAAAAGACCATCATCCTATTCTGGAACGCAGTTACCGTTACAATAAAGCCGGTAATCTGAAATTCATCGACGACTTTAAACACGGTGTAACTAAGTTCCACTACGACGCGCTGGATCGTTTGCAAGCCGTACAAGGCCTAACCCAGGAACGTTTTGCCTTTGACCCAGCCGGGAATATTTTGGATTTCGATCAAGTGGCGCAGGCCAAAGCCGGCGGTCAATCCGCCGGGTTCGTCAAAGGCAACCGGCTGCAGGTATTTCAAGACTACCGTTTCGAATACGACGACGTCGGCAATCTCATCAGCCAGAAGAAAGGCAAGAAAGAAACCCGGTTTCACTACAACCACCAGAACCAATTGACACGGGTGGAAAAAGACGGGCAGGAATTCAACTATTGCTACGACCCCTTCGGACGCCGGGTCAAAAAGCAAGACGCGTTTGGCGAAACCACTTTCCTGTGGAGCGGCGATGTCATCCTGGCGGAAAAACGCAATAATTTGAACATCACCTATTTGCACGAACCCAACAGCTACGTGCCCTTGGCTCAAGTCCGAGACGGTCAAATCTACCACTATCACACCGATCACCTGGGCACACCCCAGCTAGTCACCGATGGCGTGGGAGAGGTGGTATGGGAAGCCCGCTACAAAGCCTACGGCAGTGTCGTACAATACGAAGTGGAAGCCATAGAAAACCCCATCCGCTTCCAAGGCCAGTACTACGACACGGAAACTGGGCTACACTATAACCGTAATCGCTACTACCACCCGGTCATTGGGCGTTTTACCTCCGTCGACCCCATTGGTTTACTGGGCGGCACCAACAACTACGAGTATGCGCCAAACCCTACGGGGTGGGTGGATCCGTTGGGGTTGAGTTCGAAGGATTGTGGTACGCAGGGAACCGCTACAGTAAATTTTCATGAAGGTGGTCACTTTAGTGTTGAGATAAATAGTTCATCATCGCAGCAGAAAACTCATCAGGTAATAACATCGGCAGATCGTAGTACGACCCAAATTGTGGACGCGGATGTGCGACCTCCATCAAAGCCAATTAAGTCTTCTGCTACAATAGACATACCAGATGCGCAAAGTGCCATAGCCAAACAGAAGGAACTTATGGATCAAGGAAACTTAGGTGCATATGACAAAATAGATAACAGTTGTGTTTCACATGTTTGTGATGTGTTAGATGCTGGTGGTCTTGAAACTCCTGCGCCTCAGGGGTCGGCGCAGTCCAAGCATTTATTTAGAATTTTAAAAGGAAGTTCTGCAAAATGATGATTCACTGTCAGGAACATGGTGATCAAGGCGGTGTTCAAGTATCTCCAGATATTGAACAATCTATACGCTGTAAAGAAACTTGTAGTACGCACATTGTGAATTATGAATTTGAAGGAGAGGTGGTCGATACATTCTATTTGTCAAAGTCTTATGCGGAATCGAACGGTTTAGAGCT contains the following coding sequences:
- a CDS encoding NERD domain-containing protein, with amino-acid sequence MNQLIEFDPMQMIGLGVAAALLVGLIFWWIYKLAHPSLEKQVEKTIKENSEDYAKDIVVSDGLYGYHFIDYLVLLPGRIVVLGLHSFEGYIFGADKIEEWAQVLNNRSYKFENPLLKNSHYVQSVQELTRNTEVIGRVLFTGNCSFPKGIPEGVIELGQLPSMLDELKRDTDSEATKVLWDELLAACRQQKNKYLNDK
- a CDS encoding DUF6531 domain-containing protein, which gives rise to MHPINGRTPGTVGMDPTTGDDAAQTPMTTGTMAQDPGPRDDALQELKTEVVLDISQLVLDLTGIIDPTPASDGTNALISLARGDFWGAAISAISIVPLVGDLAKTAKLPRYVQSVRKAVYIAKLDPQWASALRELFTNLNSVLDKVYKMSDVLPDAALRQLKQIKGEVDEFINPKLGGKYESKVASGGGTPQTPSQIHRKPETSPEPARPAETKDATEASSSNKDPGTTETKQCTPANPKCQGEPISMVTGEELLEQVDFVLPGPIPLVWQRTYRSSNSQNTGIGAGWMGPWRARLKIESDKVDYKDYQGRHISFTKPKVGDGCRNITEKLTLYRDSDQQYRIVDDSGQVFWFTGPKTVKRLQKLANNDSHAIQYHYSDSGRLIRMTDSSGRQLKLDYNITNHVKAVYLLDEKGEKQGAPLVQYSYSNDGDLIAVADGNGNKETFAYKNHIITRRTTRDGFSFYFEWDQYDNFGKCLHNWGDNGTYDYRFEYDIKNKITHSTDGRGNTLEFHYNAMGYITKEIDPEGGVKVFHYNDTGQVTETTDALGNATQTHYNKNGQVSKVVNSNGDETSIIYNLGGRPVALIDAQGNKWQRKYDSKGRLSATIDPNGATTQYKYDKRGNLIQVTDAGGRSRQYEWNKKHELIAQTDAAGNRTEYQYDARGQVSKVTDSQGKQTLYFYDGNGNITQVFNPDNSNIQLQYTPGGHLTHHIDALGRTTQYRYDGLSQPVERIDANGRRFMYEYDAERNLTALINENNDRYELHYDKNERLIKEVGFDGRVQEYSYNAAGHLLQHADGAHRITQFKRDNNGRLLQKQSSDQEVSRFQYDNLGRLSAAENHHSKLSFKYDAVGRLIEEWQNGDCIRHGYNDIGQKIETQLPGDERIQFQYNELGLYTQVNYNGETVTQVQRDQQGRAIVRESGELKSHFDYDPMGRLIKQSTQAKDHHPILERSYRYNKAGNLKFIDDFKHGVTKFHYDALDRLQAVQGLTQERFAFDPAGNILDFDQVAQAKAGGQSAGFVKGNRLQVFQDYRFEYDDVGNLISQKKGKKETRFHYNHQNQLTRVEKDGQEFNYCYDPFGRRVKKQDAFGETTFLWSGDVILAEKRNNLNITYLHEPNSYVPLAQVRDGQIYHYHTDHLGTPQLVTDGVGEVVWEARYKAYGSVVQYEVEAIENPIRFQGQYYDTETGLHYNRNRYYHPVIGRFTSVDPIGLLGGTNNYEYAPNPTGWVDPLGLSSKDCGTQGTATVNFHEGGHFSVEINSSSSQQKTHQVITSADRSTTQIVDADVRPPSKPIKSSATIDIPDAQSAIAKQKELMDQGNLGAYDKIDNSCVSHVCDVLDAGGLETPAPQGSAQSKHLFRILKGSSAK